A portion of the Novosphingobium sp. KA1 genome contains these proteins:
- a CDS encoding DUF4242 domain-containing protein has translation MKRFVIERDLPGVGGMSESELGGAARTSNEALAKVAGGQWEHSYVAADKTFCIYLAENEGQIRRHAELSGFPATRITEVASVIDPTTERCSLA, from the coding sequence ATGAAGCGATTTGTAATTGAACGTGATCTCCCGGGGGTTGGCGGCATGAGCGAGTCGGAACTGGGCGGCGCGGCCCGGACTTCGAATGAAGCGCTCGCGAAGGTGGCGGGTGGGCAGTGGGAACACTCCTACGTCGCTGCCGACAAGACATTCTGCATCTATCTGGCCGAGAACGAGGGGCAGATTCGCAGGCATGCCGAACTGTCCGGCTTCCCGGCGACACGCATCACCGAGGTCGCAAGCGTGATCGACCCGACCACGGAGCGTTGTTCACTGGCCTGA